A window from Erythrolamprus reginae isolate rEryReg1 chromosome 9, rEryReg1.hap1, whole genome shotgun sequence encodes these proteins:
- the NQO1 gene encoding LOW QUALITY PROTEIN: NAD(P)H dehydrogenase [quinone] 1 (The sequence of the model RefSeq protein was modified relative to this genomic sequence to represent the inferred CDS: deleted 1 base in 1 codon): MAGKSLPRRVPRRPAAQTAPPGGCGRRLPPAALPLPAARRALVVLAHQERGSFNHALQRAAVEALERGGWSVAVSDLYAQRFDPVLSRADFAGDPADPRHLRYAEEAGLAWKEGRLRSDIVAETEKLAAADLVVFQFPLQWAGPPAILKGWFERILVQGFAYSPGALYDRGPFQKKKALLSFTTGGVGSMYTPVGINGDINVLLWPIQSGTLHYCGFQVLAPHIAFGIGQHTPEDVRCEILEGWKRRLAAIWEEKPLRFAPSGLFGLELAQGFVLKTDVREEQEREKYGLTVGQHLGKPFPPDSQLKAPEK; the protein is encoded by the exons ATGGCTGGTAAGTCTCTGCCCCGCCGGGTCCCCCGCCGCCCCGCCGCCCAGACAGCGCCGCCGGGCGGCTGCGGGCGGCGGCTCCCTCCTGCCGCTCTTCCTCTGCCGGCAGCGCGACGGGCACTGGTGGTGCTGGCCCACCAGGAGCGGGGCTCCTTCAACCACGCCTTGCAGCGGGCGGCCGTGGAGGCGCTGGAGCGCGGTGGCTGGAGCGTGGCCGTCTCGGACCTCTACGCGCAGCGCTTCGACCCGGTCCTGTCGCGCGCGGACTTCGCCG gcgaccccgccGACCCGCGCCACCTCCGCTACGCCGAGGAGGCCGGGCTGGCCTGGAAGGAAGGCCGCCTCCGCAGCGACATCGTGGCCGAGACGGAGAAGCTGGCGGCCGCCGACCTCGTCGTCTTCCAG TTCCCGCTGCAGTGG GCGGGCCCCCCCGCCATCCTGAAGGGCTGGTTCGAGCGCATCCTCGTGCAGGGCTTCGCCTACTCGCCCGGCGCCCTCTACGACCGTGGGCCCTTCCAG AAGAAGAAGGCGCTGCTCTCCTTCACCACCGGCGGGGTGGGCTCCATGTACACCCCCGTGGGCATCAACGGGGACATTAACGTCCTGCTCTGGccgatccag AGCGGCACCCTTCATTACTGCGGCTTCCAGGTTTTGGCTCCCCACATTGCTTTCGGCATCGGCCAGCACACGCCGGAGGATGTCCGGTGCGAAATCCTGGAGGGCTGGAAACGGAGACTGGCCGCCATCTGGGAAGAGAAGCCCCTCCGCTTCGCCCCAAGCGGCCTCTTTGGGCTGGAGCTGGCCCAGGGCTTTGTGCTGAAGACCGACGTCCGGGAAGAGCAGGAAAGGGAGAAGTACGGGCTGACCGTTGGCCAGCACCTGGGGAAGCCATTCCCGCCCGACAGCCAGCTCAAAGCCCCGGAGAAGTAA
- the NOB1 gene encoding RNA-binding protein NOB1, with amino-acid sequence MAAVEHLVADASAFLRGAPLQELGRRVYTTREVLAEIRDRAARRRVAALPFQLLLREPLPEHVRRVSEFAKQTGDFRGLSGADLQVLALTLQLEAEHGGGRPLRTEPRPQVQLSLTRRHPEAPVDVPGFHAPPEAKGPGSEGIPLAAGADPGDPAEPEFSSFLFWRTPLPNIEEDLEGLLKADPRLLEAEDPEGQESSGEDSAQEDGWITPRNIEQIQKSPCWGSDPAKVQVGCITTDFAMQNVLLQMGLHVLAFNGLLIRHARSYILRCHGCFRTTSKMTQLFCPHCGNKTLKKVAVTVGEGGSLHLHFSQNPKVLNPRGLRHSLPAPQGGKHARNPHLTEDQRFPQQRLSRKARQKTNAFDPDYLAGLSPFAEHDIHSRAASLQIRDGALGAGRRRLNPNMSRKKFVKNK; translated from the exons ATGGCGGCCGTGGAGCATCTCGTGGCCGACGCCAGCGCCTTCCTGCGGGGGGCGccgctccag GAGCTCGGCCGGCGCGTCTACACCACCCGGGAGGTGCTGGCGGAGATCCGGGACCGGGCGGCGAGGCGGCGGGTGGCGGCGCTGCCCTTCCAGCTGCTCCTGCGGGAGCCCCTCCCCGAGCACGTGCGCCGAG TGAGCGAGTTCGCCAAGCAGACGGGCGACTTCCGCGGCCTCTCCGGCGCCGACCTGCAGGTCCTGGCGCTGACGCTGCAGCTGGAGGCCGAGCACGGCGGCGGGCGCCCCCTGCGGACAGAGCCGCGGCCCCAG GTGCAGCTCAGCTTAACCCGCCGCCACCCCGAAGCCCCGGTGGACGTTCCTGGCTTCCACGCGCCCCCCGAG GCAAAAGGCCCAGGGAGCGAGGGGATCCCTTTGGCAGCAGGAGCAGATCCGGGAGATCCTGCAGAGCCGGAGTTTTCTTCCTTCCTGTTCTGGAGGACCCCTCTGCCTAACATAGAGGAGGACCTAGAAGGCCTGTTG AAAGCAGACCCTCGTCTGTTGGAGGCCGAGGACCCCGAAGGCCAGGAGAGCAGCGGAGAGGACAGTGCCCAGGAGGACGGCTGGATCACGCCGAGGAACATTGAGCAGATCCAGAAGAGCCCCTGCTGGGGGAGCGATCCTGCCAAGGTGCAGGTTGGCTGCATCACCACCGACTTTGCTATGCAG aaCGTTCTGCTGCAAATGGGACTACACGTGCTGGCGTTCAATGGCCTGCTGATCCGTCACGCCCGCAGCTACATCCTGCGTTGCCACGGTTGCTTCAG GACAACGTCCAAGATGACCCAGCTCTTCTGCCCCCACTGCGGGAACAAGACCCTGAAGAAGGTGGCCGTGACGGTGGGAGAGGGTGGCAGCCTCCACTTGCATTTTTCCCAGAACCCCAAAGTCCTGAACCCACGCGGCCTCCGG CACTCCCTGCCAGCGCCTCAGGGGGGCAAGCATGCCCGGAACCCCCACCTGACGGAGGACCAGCGCTTCCCCCAGCAGCGGCTCTCCCGCAAGGCCCGGCAGAAGACCAATGCCTTTGACCCCGATTACCTGGCTGGTCTTTCTCCCTTTGCGGAACATGACATTCACAGCCGGGCAGCCAGTCTGCAGATCCGGGATGGGGCGCTGGGGGCGGGCAGGAGGCGGCTGAACCCGAACATGAGTCGCAAGAAGTTTGTGAAAAACAAGTGA